In a single window of the Zonotrichia leucophrys gambelii isolate GWCS_2022_RI chromosome 2, RI_Zleu_2.0, whole genome shotgun sequence genome:
- the TXNL4A gene encoding thioredoxin-like protein 4A isoform X2 has product MYELYDPCTVMFFFRNKHIMIDLGTGNNNKINWAMEDKQEMIDIIETVYRGARKGRGLVVSPKDYSTKYRY; this is encoded by the exons ATGTACGAGTTGTATGATCCCTGTACtgtcatgtttttcttcag GAACAAACACATCATGATTGATTTAGGTACAGGTAATAACAACAAGATCAACTGGGCAATGGAAGATAAGCAGGAGATGATTGACATTATAGAAACTGTTTATAGAGGAGCCCGCAAAGGTCGAGGTTTGGTGGTATCACCAAAAGATTATTCCACTAAATACAGATATTGA
- the HSBP1L1 gene encoding LOW QUALITY PROTEIN: heat shock factor-binding protein 1-like protein 1 (The sequence of the model RefSeq protein was modified relative to this genomic sequence to represent the inferred CDS: inserted 1 base in 1 codon) yields the protein MAAAEPPGAAELPQLAENLLCRLQENFEALTEKLTLRMEEMGERINDLEKHVADLMTEAGVENSDEELGLSAIYXGGSAISPQVCKPRLSIHRETCVA from the exons ATGGCGGCCGCGGAGCCGCCGGGAGCCGCGGAGCTGCCGCAGCTG gCGGAAAATCTGCTCTGCCGGCTGCAGGAGAATTTTGAGGCTCTGACGGAGAAGCTGACGCTGAGAA TGGAAGAAATGGGCGAGCGCATCAATGACCTTGAGAAGCATGTTGCTGACCTGATGACAGAGGCTGGGGTAGAAAACAGTGATGAAGAATTGGGA CTGAGTGCAATAT AAGGGGGCAGTGCTATCTCACCCCAGGTGTGTAAACCGAGGCTGTCCATTCATAGGGAAACGTGTGTGGCTTGA